Proteins encoded together in one Chitinophaga varians window:
- a CDS encoding acyl carrier protein, with the protein MSDIASRVKKIIIDKLGVDEAEVTPEASFTNDLGADSLDTVELIMEFEKEFNISIPDEQAETITTVGQAVAYLEEHVK; encoded by the coding sequence ATGTCAGACATTGCATCAAGAGTTAAAAAGATCATCATTGACAAATTGGGCGTTGACGAAGCCGAGGTAACTCCTGAAGCCTCCTTCACCAACGACTTAGGCGCTGACTCTTTGGATACGGTAGAACTGATTATGGAATTCGAAAAAGAATTCAACATCTCCATTCCTGACGAACAAGCTGAAACTATTACTACTGTTGGCCAGGCAGTTGCTTACCTGGAAGAACATGTAAAATAA
- a CDS encoding TolC family protein, which yields MKKYISGIGLLFIFLAGSTLRASAQQKILTLEQAIDLALKNNFNIRLARNTAELSANDYAYANFAFVPRLNATAGTTWNNTATKQEFVNGTKRDTSGIKGNNISANATLSWTLFDGLKMFATRDKLAAIKDLGELAIKDQIQNSIATVINGYYNIVQQKQQLIAVREQLSISEERVKLSDAKFSTGLGPKTDLLQSKVDYNAQKALLLRQITLIEQSKALLNQLMAVPAGATGYDVPDSIPLNTGMSFVTLQQNVANNNTAIKVQQQNINISALTIKERRADYFPVVTFNSGYNYNRNTSNAASNAFSPRFNRNGVFNYGLTAAIPIFNGFNVKRQVKNARIDFDYQSLTLDNVKSQVDLSLNNAFKDYEYYKKALELEEENNQLAEENMMVALERFKQGVSTTIEVKQAQQSLEDSNYRLIQARYNTKLAETELQRLNGSLLQ from the coding sequence ATGAAGAAATATATCTCCGGTATCGGCCTCCTCTTTATCTTCCTTGCGGGAAGCACGCTGCGTGCCTCCGCACAACAGAAGATACTGACCCTGGAGCAGGCCATAGACCTGGCGCTTAAAAACAATTTCAATATCCGGCTGGCCAGAAACACCGCCGAACTGTCGGCTAACGATTACGCCTATGCGAATTTCGCTTTCGTGCCCCGCCTCAACGCCACGGCAGGCACTACCTGGAACAATACCGCCACCAAGCAGGAATTCGTAAACGGCACCAAGAGAGACACCAGCGGCATCAAAGGCAACAATATCAGCGCTAACGCCACGCTCAGCTGGACGCTCTTCGATGGCCTCAAAATGTTCGCTACCCGTGATAAACTGGCAGCCATCAAAGACCTTGGCGAGCTGGCCATCAAAGACCAGATACAGAATTCCATCGCCACCGTGATTAATGGCTACTATAATATAGTACAGCAAAAACAACAACTGATCGCCGTTCGTGAACAGCTGTCTATTTCAGAAGAAAGGGTAAAGCTGTCTGACGCCAAGTTCTCCACCGGCCTTGGTCCTAAAACAGACCTGCTGCAGTCCAAAGTAGACTACAATGCACAAAAAGCGTTGCTGCTGCGACAAATAACGCTCATCGAACAAAGCAAAGCGCTGTTGAACCAGCTGATGGCCGTACCTGCCGGCGCTACAGGCTACGATGTGCCGGATTCCATCCCCCTCAATACCGGCATGTCTTTCGTGACCCTGCAACAGAATGTCGCTAATAACAATACCGCCATCAAAGTACAGCAGCAGAATATCAATATCTCCGCGCTGACCATCAAAGAACGCCGTGCGGATTATTTCCCGGTAGTTACTTTTAATTCCGGTTATAACTATAACCGCAATACCTCCAATGCCGCCTCCAATGCGTTCAGCCCCCGGTTCAACCGCAACGGCGTGTTCAACTATGGCCTTACCGCTGCCATTCCCATCTTCAATGGTTTCAATGTAAAACGACAGGTGAAAAACGCCCGGATCGATTTTGATTACCAGAGCCTAACGCTCGATAATGTCAAGTCACAGGTAGACCTTTCCCTGAACAATGCCTTCAAGGATTACGAATATTACAAGAAAGCACTAGAGCTGGAAGAAGAAAACAACCAGCTGGCAGAAGAAAATATGATGGTGGCGCTGGAACGTTTTAAGCAGGGCGTGTCTACCACCATTGAAGTAAAACAGGCGCAGCAAAGCCTTGAAGACTCCAACTACCGGCTGATACAGGCCCGTTACAATACCAAACTTGCTGAAACAGAACTGCAGCGGCTCAACGGTTCACTGCTTCAATAA
- a CDS encoding RNA polymerase sigma-70 factor — protein MSDSPPKEQFEKIFEENNLKVYRFAFKLTGDANRAQEITQLCFVRLWENMHQLKEGQDVFPLLFVYVKNLVIDETRKLYREKKAMAKVADNQAIETAHSGEKLLLQKELTTHVHQLVENMPEQRRNVYMLSRSLGYSHREIGQQLSISPATVKNHLTAALQYIRKELTSHFGSNHS, from the coding sequence ATGTCTGATAGCCCGCCTAAAGAACAATTTGAGAAGATATTTGAGGAGAACAATTTAAAAGTATACCGGTTTGCGTTCAAGTTGACAGGCGATGCCAACAGAGCGCAGGAAATCACCCAGTTATGCTTTGTTCGCCTCTGGGAAAACATGCACCAGCTAAAGGAAGGGCAGGACGTATTTCCTTTATTGTTCGTGTATGTTAAAAACCTGGTCATCGACGAAACCCGCAAACTTTACCGCGAAAAAAAAGCGATGGCGAAAGTAGCGGACAACCAGGCCATTGAAACCGCCCACAGCGGAGAAAAACTGTTGCTCCAAAAAGAACTCACCACACATGTACACCAGCTGGTGGAAAATATGCCGGAACAACGGCGGAACGTATATATGCTCAGCAGAAGCCTGGGCTATAGCCACCGGGAGATAGGCCAGCAATTATCCATTTCCCCTGCCACGGTAAAAAACCATCTGACTGCAGCCCTTCAATATATCCGGAAAGAACTGACCAGTCATTTCGGCAGCAATCATAGCTGA
- a CDS encoding S41 family peptidase, which produces MRLFSCSFFLGSIVLMTACSKKDDMPPVPTGPVTQQEINNWVLDSMRYFYLWNDQLPANPNTSLETVAFFTGIKYTEDRFSLLYNPEDPATYATDIRSKYGIDYSIINWPQRPEGVIGVIKLVVPGSYAAAAGLKRGSYFTRINGTSLTAANAATLSEQLRTATTGTITPATVSGTTITENTAVLLQGRPVTPNPVYTSTLINGATRKTGYLFYNAFIDAYNTSLLDVFRNFKSQGITELIIDIRYNTGGSLAAAAMLTALIAPDVTDQSVFVQYSGNNRLGSRTLSFATALSVPENADPISFSTLTSARLHLPRIFLLTGSQTVSAAELLVNNLKPYTKVIQIGETTVGKDKGAVLIKDMRSPRRIPWVVQPLTYRLSNADGNGNYTHGIAPQYAVDEMSQQPLLPLGDANDPLVAKALSVIAGNVRAAAESNNSHRHFYDAGRQAAANSMVIIPR; this is translated from the coding sequence ATGCGACTCTTTTCCTGTTCGTTTTTCCTTGGCAGTATCGTGCTGATGACCGCCTGCAGTAAAAAGGACGACATGCCGCCTGTGCCAACAGGACCCGTCACGCAACAGGAAATCAACAACTGGGTACTGGACAGTATGCGTTACTTCTATTTGTGGAATGATCAGCTGCCAGCCAATCCCAACACCTCCCTGGAAACAGTAGCTTTTTTTACCGGCATCAAGTATACTGAAGACAGGTTCTCCCTGCTGTACAATCCTGAAGATCCGGCCACCTATGCCACTGATATCCGTAGCAAATACGGTATCGACTATAGTATTATCAACTGGCCACAACGGCCGGAAGGTGTTATCGGCGTTATCAAACTGGTAGTGCCCGGGTCTTACGCCGCAGCAGCAGGACTGAAAAGAGGCAGTTATTTTACCCGCATCAATGGAACCAGCCTCACTGCCGCTAATGCCGCAACGCTTAGCGAACAGCTACGGACAGCTACCACCGGCACTATCACGCCCGCTACCGTCAGCGGTACTACGATTACCGAAAATACAGCTGTATTACTGCAAGGCAGACCGGTAACTCCCAATCCCGTATATACGTCCACGTTAATAAACGGTGCCACCCGCAAAACAGGTTATTTGTTTTACAACGCTTTTATAGACGCATACAACACCAGCCTGCTGGATGTATTCAGGAACTTCAAAAGTCAGGGAATAACGGAACTGATCATCGACATCCGCTACAATACCGGTGGTAGCCTCGCCGCCGCGGCCATGCTTACAGCACTGATAGCGCCGGACGTAACAGACCAAAGCGTCTTTGTGCAATACAGCGGCAACAACCGCCTCGGTTCACGGACACTCAGCTTTGCCACCGCGCTGTCCGTTCCGGAAAATGCTGATCCCATCAGCTTCTCGACACTGACCTCCGCGCGGCTGCACCTTCCGCGCATTTTTCTGTTGACCGGCAGCCAGACGGTGTCTGCTGCTGAACTGCTGGTAAATAACCTGAAGCCCTATACGAAAGTGATACAGATAGGAGAAACCACCGTGGGTAAAGACAAAGGTGCTGTACTGATAAAAGACATGCGCAGCCCCCGCCGTATTCCCTGGGTGGTCCAGCCACTGACCTACCGGCTGTCTAATGCCGATGGTAATGGCAATTATACGCATGGCATCGCACCTCAATATGCGGTAGACGAAATGAGCCAACAACCATTACTTCCATTGGGAGATGCCAATGATCCGCTGGTAGCTAAAGCACTGTCAGTAATTGCAGGTAATGTAAGAGCAGCTGCCGAAAGTAACAACAGCCATCGTCATTTCTATGATGCCGGTCGACAAGCGGCTGCTAACAGTATGGTGATCATCCCGAGATAA
- the rnc gene encoding ribonuclease III, translating into MYKELTSLLGFPPGNFALYEIALSHRSSKEKFLESNERLEYLGDAILGAIVGDYLFKKYPYKTEGYLTEMRSKIVNRQQLNDIAIKMGLRKLTIYDKYNSFLKISQIFGNTLEALVGAVYLDRGYNKTQQFVHKRILMPYIDMDLLESVEMNHKNKLYGWANKNGKVLEFELLDEQMDNGRRIFTVGAVVDGELICTGKAFNKKDASQIAAQQAIQQLGLSD; encoded by the coding sequence TTGTACAAAGAGCTCACCAGCCTGTTGGGTTTCCCGCCAGGTAACTTTGCCCTGTATGAGATAGCCCTTAGCCACCGCTCGAGCAAGGAGAAGTTCCTCGAAAGCAACGAACGGCTGGAATACCTTGGCGATGCCATCCTGGGAGCTATCGTGGGCGACTATCTCTTTAAAAAATATCCTTACAAAACAGAAGGTTATCTCACTGAGATGCGCTCTAAAATCGTTAACCGCCAGCAACTGAACGATATCGCTATCAAAATGGGGCTGCGCAAACTCACGATCTACGATAAATACAACAGCTTCCTGAAGATCAGCCAGATCTTCGGGAATACCCTCGAAGCACTGGTAGGCGCGGTATACCTGGACCGTGGCTATAATAAAACCCAACAGTTTGTACACAAGCGCATCCTGATGCCATATATTGATATGGACCTGCTGGAAAGCGTGGAAATGAACCACAAAAACAAATTGTACGGCTGGGCTAATAAAAACGGCAAAGTCCTCGAGTTTGAACTGCTCGATGAACAAATGGACAATGGCCGGCGCATTTTTACCGTAGGCGCTGTAGTAGACGGTGAGTTGATTTGCACCGGTAAAGCCTTCAATAAAAAAGACGCCAGCCAGATTGCTGCCCAGCAGGCTATTCAGCAACTGGGACTCTCAGATTGA
- a CDS encoding efflux RND transporter permease subunit: MSLPSLSLKRPVLAIVMNIIIVIFGLVGFTFLGVRDFPAIDPPIVNVRTSYAGANSDIIETQITEPLEKSINGVAGIKNISSSSSQGSSNITVEFELGQDLEGATNDVRDKVSQALRSLPPDIDAPPVVSKQDANSDAIISMTVQSNTRNQLEVTEYGTNVLLEKLQTIPGVSAIQIWGEKRYAMRIWMDPAKLSSYSLTPSDIQAALQRENVELPSGKIAGNATDFTVRTFGRLFTEDDFNNLIIKNINGSEIRIRDIGQAVLGPENEETILKESGSPMIALALIPQPGSNYVAIADEFYKRYEQLKKDIPEDFTVNIAMDNTKFIKKSIEEVEETLIIALTLVILIVYLFFRDWLMALRPLVDIPVSLIGAFFIMYICGFTINILTLLAIVLATGLVVDDGIVVTENIYKKIEAGMPRMRAAREGSEEIFFAVIATSITLAFVFLPIIFLQGFVGQLFREFGIVVAGAVLISAFVSLTLTPVLNVKLGRKTHTHSWFYTKSEPFFRWMEDGYKNSLESFMRFRWIAGLVIAGCLVMIYFLFRTLPAELAPLEDRGQFRLSITTPEGTSFDYMDNYVDKLTQFLADSIPEKKIILSVTSPGFSGAGAVNSAFANVMLTEPNERQRSQKEIVNMVNRNMVRYPQGKVFAIETQTIQVGRRSGLPVSFVLEHINFDSLTRVLPRFMDEVGSSPVFQGTDVDLKFNKPELRIHINRDKATQLGVSVQDISQTLQLALSNLRYGYFIRNGKQYQVMGQVFRADRDDPMDLENLYVRNSRGEAIQLDNVVTIEEETSPPIIYHFNRYKSATISAGLAPGKTIGDGLKEMYRIYNKLENEKIIDDSYTTALSGSSRDYAESGSNTMFALGLALVLIYLVLAAQFESWIDPLIIMLTVPLAFAGALLSLWVFDQTWNIFSQIGVIMLIGLVTKNGILIVEFANHQRDAGLSKSDAVIHASAMRLRPILMTSLAMALGALPIAMSLGAAATSRIPLGIVIVGGIIFSLVLTLYVIPAMYTFFSRHGNKSEDSDEEERLEGKEEEAAAAHA, translated from the coding sequence ATGAGTTTACCTTCATTATCACTCAAACGCCCCGTGCTGGCAATTGTGATGAATATCATCATCGTGATATTCGGCCTCGTGGGCTTTACCTTCCTCGGCGTGCGGGATTTCCCCGCCATCGACCCGCCTATCGTTAACGTACGTACGTCATACGCCGGCGCCAACTCCGATATCATCGAAACTCAGATCACCGAACCACTGGAGAAATCCATCAACGGGGTAGCCGGTATCAAAAACATATCCTCCAGCAGCAGCCAGGGCAGCAGCAATATCACCGTGGAATTTGAACTGGGCCAGGACCTCGAAGGCGCCACCAACGACGTGCGTGATAAAGTGTCTCAAGCCCTCCGCAGCCTCCCGCCTGATATTGACGCGCCCCCGGTAGTGTCCAAACAGGACGCCAATTCAGACGCCATCATCTCTATGACGGTACAAAGCAATACCCGCAACCAGCTGGAAGTGACCGAATACGGCACTAACGTATTGCTCGAAAAACTGCAAACCATCCCCGGTGTGAGCGCCATTCAGATATGGGGCGAAAAAAGATATGCCATGCGTATCTGGATGGACCCCGCCAAACTCTCGTCCTACAGCCTCACCCCGTCAGACATACAAGCCGCCCTGCAACGGGAAAACGTGGAACTGCCTTCGGGTAAAATTGCCGGTAACGCCACCGACTTCACCGTACGTACCTTCGGCCGCCTCTTCACGGAAGACGACTTCAACAACCTCATCATCAAAAATATAAACGGCAGCGAAATACGCATCCGCGATATCGGCCAGGCCGTACTGGGACCGGAAAACGAGGAAACCATCCTTAAGGAATCCGGTAGCCCCATGATCGCCCTCGCCCTCATCCCGCAGCCCGGCTCCAACTATGTGGCCATCGCCGATGAGTTCTATAAAAGATATGAACAGCTGAAAAAAGATATCCCGGAAGATTTCACCGTAAACATCGCGATGGACAATACCAAGTTCATCAAAAAGTCAATCGAGGAAGTGGAAGAAACACTGATCATCGCCCTCACCCTCGTGATCCTTATCGTATACCTCTTCTTCCGTGACTGGCTGATGGCCCTCCGCCCGCTGGTAGATATCCCCGTGTCCCTGATCGGAGCCTTCTTTATTATGTACATCTGCGGCTTCACCATCAATATCCTCACCCTGCTGGCCATTGTACTGGCTACCGGCCTTGTGGTGGACGATGGTATCGTGGTAACGGAAAACATCTACAAAAAAATAGAAGCCGGCATGCCCCGCATGCGCGCCGCCCGCGAAGGGTCGGAAGAAATCTTCTTCGCCGTTATCGCCACCTCCATCACGCTGGCTTTCGTATTCCTGCCCATTATCTTCCTGCAGGGCTTCGTAGGCCAACTGTTCCGCGAATTCGGCATCGTGGTGGCCGGCGCAGTATTGATCTCCGCCTTCGTGTCACTGACGCTCACACCGGTGCTCAACGTGAAACTGGGACGTAAAACACATACCCATTCCTGGTTTTATACCAAATCAGAACCATTCTTCCGCTGGATGGAAGACGGCTACAAAAATTCACTGGAATCGTTTATGCGTTTCCGTTGGATAGCAGGGCTCGTGATCGCCGGCTGTCTGGTGATGATCTATTTCCTCTTCCGGACATTGCCCGCAGAACTGGCGCCACTGGAAGACCGCGGCCAGTTCCGCCTTTCCATCACCACCCCGGAAGGCACTTCCTTCGACTATATGGACAACTACGTGGACAAGCTCACGCAGTTCCTTGCAGACTCCATACCCGAAAAGAAAATTATCCTCAGCGTTACCTCTCCCGGATTCAGCGGCGCCGGCGCGGTGAACTCCGCCTTTGCCAACGTAATGCTGACAGAGCCCAATGAGCGCCAGCGTTCACAAAAGGAAATTGTGAATATGGTGAACCGTAACATGGTCCGATATCCACAGGGGAAAGTATTTGCTATCGAAACACAAACCATACAGGTAGGGCGCCGCAGCGGTCTCCCCGTTTCATTTGTGCTGGAACATATCAACTTCGACTCCCTCACCCGCGTACTGCCCCGCTTCATGGACGAAGTAGGCAGCAGCCCCGTATTCCAGGGCACCGACGTGGACCTCAAATTCAACAAACCGGAACTGCGCATTCATATCAACCGCGACAAAGCCACGCAGCTGGGCGTTTCCGTCCAGGATATCTCACAGACGCTGCAGCTGGCGCTGAGCAACCTGCGCTACGGCTACTTCATTCGCAACGGTAAACAGTACCAGGTAATGGGACAGGTGTTCCGCGCCGACCGCGATGACCCGATGGACCTCGAAAACCTCTACGTGCGCAACTCACGCGGAGAAGCCATCCAGCTCGACAACGTGGTGACCATCGAAGAAGAAACCAGTCCGCCGATCATCTATCACTTCAACCGCTATAAATCTGCCACTATCTCTGCGGGCCTTGCACCTGGTAAAACCATCGGCGACGGCCTGAAAGAGATGTACCGCATTTATAATAAACTGGAAAACGAGAAAATAATCGACGATTCCTATACCACCGCCTTGTCAGGTTCCTCCCGCGACTACGCGGAAAGCGGCTCCAACACCATGTTTGCATTAGGCCTGGCGCTGGTACTGATCTACCTGGTGCTCGCCGCGCAGTTCGAAAGCTGGATAGATCCGCTGATCATCATGCTCACCGTGCCGCTCGCCTTTGCCGGCGCGTTGCTGTCACTGTGGGTATTTGACCAGACATGGAATATCTTCTCACAGATTGGTGTGATCATGCTCATTGGCCTGGTAACCAAAAACGGTATTCTTATCGTGGAATTTGCGAACCACCAGCGTGATGCCGGCCTCTCCAAGTCCGATGCCGTTATACACGCTTCCGCCATGCGTTTGCGTCCCATCCTGATGACCAGCCTGGCGATGGCCCTTGGCGCATTGCCGATTGCGATGTCGCTCGGCGCCGCCGCCACCAGCCGTATTCCGCTGGGTATCGTGATCGTAGGCGGCATTATCTTCTCCCTTGTCCTCACCCTGTATGTGATCCCGGCCATGTATACCTTCTTCTCCCGTCACGGTAACAAGTCAGAAGACAGCGATGAAGAAGAAAGACTGGAAGGCAAAGAAGAAGAAGCGGCCGCCGCTCATGCATAA
- a CDS encoding efflux RND transporter periplasmic adaptor subunit: MPNTKKTVRSIIILVAVGIVLFLVYKKIAGKKEAAAASNGAAAKGANTRQLLTDAWIVKTSTLDQAIEASGTLQSNEEVEVKPEINGRITHLYFKEGTNVKKGDLLVKLYDEDLRAQLQKLKLQQQLAKTTLERQENLLKINGISRQDVDVTRNQVSAYGADMDYTQTQLQKTELRAPFSGKLGLRNVSEGAIVSSTSVITTLQQIDPLKMDFAVAEKYRNVIKNGDQVNFLVAGDNNEYKGSIYAIDPKIDLTTRTVKLRAIVPNNHGTLFPGSFAKVKITLRNLPEALMIPSQAVIPGTRDKKVIVADSGKAKFVVVETGIRTESNVQITSGLKAGDTVITTGILQLKPGMPLKFNKIQ; the protein is encoded by the coding sequence ATGCCCAACACCAAAAAAACAGTCCGCTCCATTATTATATTGGTAGCTGTCGGTATCGTGCTCTTCCTGGTCTACAAAAAAATAGCCGGCAAAAAAGAAGCGGCCGCCGCCTCCAATGGAGCCGCCGCTAAAGGCGCCAACACCAGACAGCTCCTTACAGATGCCTGGATTGTGAAAACTTCGACCCTCGATCAGGCTATTGAAGCAAGCGGAACGCTCCAGAGCAACGAGGAAGTGGAAGTGAAACCGGAAATCAACGGCCGTATCACACACCTTTACTTTAAAGAAGGTACCAACGTAAAAAAAGGAGACCTCCTCGTAAAACTCTACGATGAAGACCTCCGCGCTCAACTGCAAAAACTGAAATTACAACAGCAGCTGGCCAAAACAACACTCGAACGCCAGGAAAACCTGCTCAAAATAAACGGCATCAGCCGTCAGGACGTAGACGTGACCCGCAACCAGGTCAGCGCCTATGGTGCAGACATGGACTATACCCAGACCCAGCTGCAGAAAACCGAACTCCGCGCACCGTTCAGCGGTAAGCTGGGCCTCCGCAACGTCAGCGAAGGCGCTATCGTGTCCTCCACCTCCGTGATCACCACCCTGCAACAGATAGACCCGCTTAAAATGGACTTCGCAGTGGCCGAGAAATACCGCAACGTCATCAAAAACGGAGACCAGGTGAACTTCCTCGTAGCCGGCGACAACAACGAATACAAAGGCAGCATCTATGCTATCGATCCGAAAATTGACCTCACTACCCGTACGGTTAAACTCCGGGCCATCGTTCCCAATAACCATGGCACCCTCTTCCCTGGCTCTTTCGCAAAAGTGAAAATCACCCTGCGGAACCTGCCGGAAGCCCTGATGATACCTTCCCAGGCCGTCATCCCCGGTACCCGTGACAAAAAGGTAATTGTGGCCGACAGCGGCAAAGCCAAATTTGTAGTCGTGGAAACAGGTATCCGTACAGAAAGCAACGTGCAGATCACCAGCGGACTGAAAGCCGGAGATACCGTGATCACCACAGGTATCCTGCAACTGAAGCCAGGCATGCCGCTGAAGTTCAATAAAATTCAATAA
- a CDS encoding GyrI-like domain-containing protein, with translation MKYRDALWWALLLLIGFKIDATLNLTQMDKLDLTKAFKSYYTATTAPQLAVIEKGLFLTINGKGDPNGDVYAENLGALYAVAYGIKFLCKKADKDFTVSKLEGFWWVEDTSVEPLQVPRSEWYYELAIRMPDYVTRQQLSASVLSAEKKKQSQLFRNVDLKTKEEGKCVQLMHIGPFSEEPASLQKMEGFMHQHGLQMNGRHHEIYLSDYRKTAPEKLKTILRHPVK, from the coding sequence ATGAAATACAGGGATGCCCTTTGGTGGGCACTGTTATTACTTATAGGATTTAAAATTGATGCTACACTCAATCTAACGCAAATGGACAAACTGGATCTTACTAAAGCTTTTAAGAGCTACTACACGGCCACTACCGCTCCGCAGCTGGCTGTTATTGAAAAAGGACTGTTCCTGACCATCAATGGCAAGGGCGATCCCAACGGAGACGTTTACGCTGAAAATCTCGGTGCACTCTATGCCGTGGCCTATGGCATCAAATTCCTGTGCAAAAAAGCCGACAAGGATTTCACGGTGAGCAAGCTGGAAGGCTTCTGGTGGGTGGAAGACACCTCCGTAGAGCCGTTACAGGTACCCCGCAGCGAATGGTACTACGAGCTGGCCATTCGTATGCCCGACTACGTTACCCGGCAGCAATTATCCGCGTCCGTATTGTCTGCCGAAAAAAAGAAGCAGTCCCAGTTGTTCAGAAATGTAGACCTTAAAACGAAAGAAGAAGGGAAATGTGTGCAGCTGATGCATATCGGTCCGTTCAGTGAAGAACCGGCGTCATTGCAGAAGATGGAGGGATTCATGCACCAGCATGGATTACAGATGAATGGCAGACATCATGAAATATACCTGTCTGATTACAGGAAAACAGCACCGGAGAAGTTAAAGACCATATTGCGGCATCCGGTAAAATAA
- the fabF gene encoding beta-ketoacyl-ACP synthase II, with protein sequence MQPRRVVVTGLGALTPLGNSVADFWHGLTNGVSGADYIRQFDASKFKTRFACELKNFDPTNYLDKKEARKMDPFTQTAVISADQAIQDANINKDKINLDRAGVIWGTGVGGMINFSHELKEFHTGDGTPRFSPFLITRLILDIAAGSISIRHGFRGPNFSVVSACASATNAIIEAMYSIRYGKTDLVVTGGSENVINEPCVGGFNAMKALSERNDDPKTASRPFDLDRDGFVMGEGAGALVLESLDHALERGAKIYAELAGGGATADAHHITAPHPEGLGAMNVMRQALADSGLQASDIDYINVHGTSTPLGDIAEVKAIQKVFGEHAYDLNISSTKSMTGHLLGAAGAIESIASIMSIIDGIVPPTINHFTDDPQLDPKLNFTFNTAQHREVRAALSNTFGFGGHNASVIFKKFVP encoded by the coding sequence ATGCAACCAAGACGAGTTGTCGTTACAGGTTTAGGCGCTCTTACACCGCTCGGCAATTCCGTAGCTGATTTCTGGCACGGATTGACGAACGGTGTATCCGGCGCGGATTACATCCGTCAATTTGACGCTTCCAAGTTCAAAACCCGTTTTGCTTGTGAACTGAAGAATTTCGACCCTACCAATTACCTGGATAAAAAGGAGGCCCGTAAGATGGACCCCTTTACACAGACAGCGGTGATATCCGCAGATCAGGCTATACAGGACGCCAATATCAACAAAGACAAGATCAATCTGGATCGTGCCGGTGTGATATGGGGTACTGGTGTTGGTGGGATGATCAACTTCAGCCATGAGCTTAAAGAATTTCATACCGGAGACGGGACTCCCCGTTTCAGCCCGTTCCTGATCACCAGGCTTATCCTTGACATTGCTGCTGGTTCTATTTCTATCCGCCACGGCTTCAGGGGGCCTAATTTCTCTGTTGTATCCGCTTGTGCATCTGCCACCAATGCTATTATTGAGGCGATGTACAGTATCCGTTACGGTAAAACGGACCTCGTTGTTACCGGCGGTTCAGAGAATGTGATCAACGAGCCTTGCGTTGGTGGTTTTAACGCCATGAAGGCTTTATCTGAAAGAAACGATGATCCTAAAACGGCTTCCCGGCCTTTCGACCTCGACCGTGATGGTTTTGTGATGGGCGAAGGTGCTGGTGCGCTGGTACTGGAATCATTGGACCATGCGTTGGAAAGAGGTGCAAAAATTTATGCAGAGCTGGCCGGCGGAGGCGCCACTGCGGATGCACATCATATTACGGCCCCTCATCCGGAAGGACTGGGCGCTATGAACGTGATGCGGCAGGCATTGGCTGATTCCGGTTTACAGGCGAGTGATATTGATTATATCAATGTACACGGTACTTCCACTCCACTTGGTGACATTGCAGAAGTAAAGGCTATCCAGAAGGTATTCGGTGAACATGCTTATGACCTCAACATCAGCTCCACCAAATCCATGACTGGTCACCTGCTTGGTGCTGCCGGCGCTATTGAATCCATCGCCAGCATCATGTCTATCATCGATGGCATCGTACCACCCACGATTAACCATTTTACCGACGACCCTCAGCTAGACCCGAAATTAAATTTTACCTTTAACACCGCACAACATAGAGAAGTAAGAGCTGCATTATCCAATACCTTTGGTTTTGGAGGACATAATGCCTCTGTGATTTTCAAAAAATTTGTTCCTTGA